Proteins from a genomic interval of Chitinimonas sp. BJYL2:
- a CDS encoding M14-type cytosolic carboxypeptidase — protein MPKLHISTAFDSGSIEVVSLDDHRDIQLRIKPDNASEFAQWFHFRLQGAAGLPVTLRFLNAGSSAYPDWHGYRVVASYDRQHWFRIDTEFDGQVMSASLTPYTNSIYFAYFEPYSWERHLDLLGFAAGSDKVEVEHLGATLDGRDMNVLRITNEESSVPVEHRKQVWLIARQHPGETMAEWFVEGFLERLLDGDDPVSRVLLDKCVFHVVPNMNPDGSVRGNLRTNAAGANLNREWGTPTLARSPEVYLVREKMRETGVDLFLDAHGDEARPYNFVAGCEGNPGYTPRLHHLEEAFKAAWIAVSPDFQDVHGYDKDAPGEANLTLATNWVGQHFDCLSYTIEMPFKDNANLPDEEYGWSGERSKKLGAGVLNAVYSVIDTVR, from the coding sequence ATGCCCAAACTGCATATTTCCACCGCTTTTGATTCCGGTTCCATCGAGGTTGTCAGCCTTGACGATCACCGCGATATCCAGCTGCGTATCAAGCCTGATAACGCCAGCGAATTCGCCCAGTGGTTCCACTTCCGCCTGCAAGGCGCAGCCGGCCTGCCGGTGACCTTGCGTTTCCTCAATGCCGGCAGCAGTGCCTACCCGGACTGGCATGGCTACCGTGTGGTGGCCAGTTACGATCGCCAGCACTGGTTCCGCATCGATACCGAATTCGATGGCCAGGTCATGAGCGCTTCGCTCACGCCGTACACCAACAGCATTTACTTTGCGTACTTCGAGCCCTACTCCTGGGAACGCCATCTCGATCTGCTGGGCTTTGCCGCAGGTTCGGACAAGGTCGAGGTCGAGCACCTGGGCGCCACGCTCGATGGTCGCGACATGAACGTGCTGCGCATCACCAATGAAGAAAGCAGCGTGCCCGTGGAGCACCGCAAGCAGGTCTGGCTCATCGCACGCCAGCATCCTGGCGAAACCATGGCCGAGTGGTTCGTGGAAGGATTCCTCGAACGGCTGCTCGATGGCGATGATCCGGTCAGCCGCGTGTTGCTGGACAAATGTGTATTCCATGTCGTGCCCAACATGAATCCCGATGGCTCGGTGCGGGGCAATCTGCGCACCAACGCTGCTGGTGCCAACCTTAACCGCGAATGGGGTACCCCCACGCTGGCTCGCTCCCCCGAGGTCTATCTGGTACGCGAGAAGATGCGCGAGACCGGCGTCGATCTGTTTCTGGATGCCCACGGCGATGAGGCCCGTCCCTACAACTTTGTGGCAGGCTGCGAGGGCAACCCCGGCTACACGCCGCGCCTGCATCATCTGGAAGAAGCGTTCAAGGCGGCCTGGATTGCTGTCTCGCCCGATTTCCAGGACGTGCATGGTTACGACAAGGATGCACCGGGCGAAGCCAATCTGACCCTCGCGACCAACTGGGTCGGTCAGCATTTCGATTGCCTGAGCTACACCATCGAGATGCCGTTCAAGGACAACGCCAACCTGCCCGACGAGGAATACGGCTGGAGTGGCGAGCGCTCCAAGAAGCTGGGTGCAGGCGTGCTGAATGCGGTCTACAGCGTGATCGACACGGTGCGCTGA
- a CDS encoding DUF1653 domain-containing protein has protein sequence MSQPNETVHYYRHTDGGLYSFVAHARSADTTGPLVVYEHLWPFDQGLWVRDRTEFETRFTPCTKAEVDAAMQGKRDEAQAAVNAAKAARRAAKGA, from the coding sequence ATGAGCCAGCCCAACGAAACGGTCCACTACTACCGCCATACCGATGGCGGCCTCTACAGCTTTGTGGCCCACGCAAGGTCGGCTGATACCACCGGCCCGCTGGTGGTCTACGAACATCTGTGGCCGTTTGACCAAGGCCTGTGGGTACGCGACCGCACCGAGTTCGAAACCCGCTTCACACCCTGTACCAAGGCTGAAGTCGATGCCGCCATGCAGGGCAAGCGCGACGAAGCCCAGGCAGCGGTCAATGCCGCCAAGGCCGCGCGCCGGGCAGCCAAAGGCGCATGA
- a CDS encoding ferritin-like domain-containing protein has product MSASLYPAVQAAIAETDPEAKAAAATALWTQWQRGELNAGHGWSAPATTPGRPARPELVHPQQLSHRKLGSPGGRAALIHAIAHIEFNAINLALDHAARFAGMPADYYADWLRVAAEEALHFRLLRQHLHTLDADYGDFPAHNALWEMAERTADDVLARMALVPRLLEARGLDVTPGMQARLLAAGDTQAAAILDIIFRDEVGHVAVGNRWFRHLCHERNLDPVAEFRRLLRRYRAPRQIGELNIEARLRAGFETSELDALRDYSVNG; this is encoded by the coding sequence ATGAGCGCGTCGCTGTACCCGGCCGTTCAGGCCGCGATTGCCGAAACCGACCCCGAAGCCAAGGCAGCTGCTGCCACGGCGCTGTGGACGCAGTGGCAGCGCGGTGAGCTGAACGCCGGGCACGGCTGGTCGGCACCCGCTACGACGCCGGGCCGGCCAGCCCGGCCCGAGCTGGTGCACCCACAGCAGCTGTCGCACCGCAAACTCGGCTCGCCAGGTGGCCGCGCGGCGCTGATCCACGCGATTGCGCATATCGAGTTCAACGCCATCAATCTGGCCCTCGATCACGCCGCCCGCTTTGCCGGCATGCCCGCCGACTACTACGCAGACTGGTTGCGCGTGGCGGCCGAGGAAGCATTGCATTTCCGGCTGCTGCGCCAGCATCTGCACACACTGGATGCCGACTACGGCGACTTCCCGGCCCACAACGCGCTCTGGGAGATGGCCGAACGCACGGCGGATGATGTGCTGGCACGCATGGCGCTGGTACCGCGCCTGCTCGAAGCACGAGGACTGGATGTCACGCCCGGCATGCAGGCACGCCTGCTCGCCGCCGGGGATACCCAAGCCGCGGCCATACTCGACATCATCTTCCGCGACGAAGTCGGCCATGTGGCGGTAGGCAACCGCTGGTTCCGCCACCTTTGTCACGAACGTAACCTCGACCCGGTGGCCGAGTTCCGTCGCCTGCTGCGCAGGTACCGCGCCCCTCGGCAGATCGGGGAGCTGAATATCGAAGCCCGCCTGCGGGCGGGCTTCGAGACCAGTGAACTGGATGCACTACGGGATTACTCGGTCAACGGCTGA
- a CDS encoding alpha-amylase family protein: MQVKTRWASIALLSLLFACGGGGGSGSAGGSGTTPPQTPPPNPTPPTRPVLDPTYRASGHAAAGDVMVHLFEWKWADIATECETVLGPRGYQAVQISPPQEHIAGSAWWTRYQPVSHSLDKSRSGTRAEFVDMVGRCKAAGVAIYADAVINHMTAGSGTGTAGTAYTKYNYPGLFAQADFHATCGVNNYQSVANVQDCELVGLADLDTGSASVQQKLADYLLALARLGVAGFRIDAAKHIQPVELNAILAKVNQTLAAEGKPLPYYFAEVIDYGGEAVQKSDYFGLAYGSGGASDITEFKFRGVSDKFLQKGSQKLAELNPAGPAGAQFSAAAWGLMPADKAVVFLENHDTARDTGNPGLGYRDGAIWRLANVWMLAQSYGYPSILSGYGFDRSSLAGRDAGPPAGALACAASVEAATTGQWVCEHRDRAVANMVGFRRAVAGTSMTNWWDNGANAIAFSRGTKGFVAINREASALSRAFQTGLPAGKYCDVLTGLMASGVCTGQAVTVAADGMASLSLPSNSALALHVGQQAAP; this comes from the coding sequence ATGCAAGTCAAAACCCGCTGGGCGAGTATCGCCCTGTTGTCGTTGCTATTCGCCTGTGGAGGCGGTGGTGGATCAGGTAGCGCTGGAGGGAGTGGAACTACACCGCCCCAGACGCCGCCACCCAACCCGACCCCACCGACCCGCCCGGTACTGGACCCCACCTATCGCGCCAGCGGCCACGCTGCAGCCGGTGATGTGATGGTGCATCTGTTTGAATGGAAGTGGGCGGACATCGCCACCGAGTGCGAGACTGTGCTGGGTCCGCGTGGCTACCAGGCAGTACAGATTTCTCCGCCTCAGGAACATATTGCGGGCAGTGCATGGTGGACCCGCTACCAGCCCGTCAGCCATAGCCTCGACAAGAGCCGCTCTGGTACCCGCGCCGAGTTTGTCGATATGGTGGGGCGGTGCAAGGCGGCGGGTGTGGCGATCTACGCCGATGCGGTAATAAACCATATGACCGCGGGCAGTGGAACGGGCACGGCGGGAACGGCGTACACCAAGTACAACTATCCGGGCCTGTTTGCCCAGGCAGATTTCCACGCGACTTGTGGCGTCAACAATTACCAGAGCGTGGCCAATGTGCAGGATTGCGAGCTGGTCGGGCTGGCGGACCTGGACACCGGCTCGGCCAGCGTGCAGCAAAAGCTCGCGGATTACCTGCTGGCGCTAGCCCGTTTGGGCGTGGCCGGTTTCCGCATCGATGCGGCCAAGCATATCCAGCCCGTGGAGCTCAACGCGATTCTCGCCAAGGTGAACCAGACGCTGGCGGCCGAGGGCAAGCCGTTGCCGTACTACTTTGCCGAAGTGATCGATTACGGTGGTGAGGCGGTCCAGAAGTCCGACTACTTTGGTTTGGCCTACGGCTCGGGTGGGGCTTCGGATATTACCGAGTTCAAGTTCCGTGGCGTCAGCGACAAGTTCCTGCAAAAGGGCAGCCAGAAACTGGCCGAACTCAATCCGGCCGGCCCGGCGGGCGCCCAGTTCTCGGCCGCTGCCTGGGGGCTGATGCCGGCCGACAAGGCGGTGGTATTCCTTGAAAACCACGATACGGCGCGGGATACGGGCAACCCCGGTTTGGGTTACCGCGATGGCGCCATCTGGCGTTTGGCCAATGTCTGGATGCTGGCGCAGTCGTATGGCTACCCGTCGATTCTGTCGGGCTACGGTTTTGACCGTAGCAGTCTGGCCGGTCGTGATGCGGGCCCGCCAGCAGGAGCGCTGGCCTGTGCGGCCTCGGTGGAAGCGGCGACGACAGGCCAATGGGTGTGTGAGCACCGCGACCGCGCCGTGGCCAATATGGTGGGCTTCCGTCGTGCCGTGGCCGGCACGTCAATGACCAACTGGTGGGATAACGGCGCCAATGCGATTGCATTCTCGCGCGGGACCAAGGGTTTTGTGGCTATCAACCGCGAAGCCTCGGCGCTGAGCCGCGCGTTCCAGACCGGGCTGCCCGCCGGCAAGTACTGTGATGTGCTGACGGGTCTGATGGCCAGCGGGGTGTGTACCGGTCAAGCGGTAACCGTCGCCGCCGATGGCATGGCCAGCCTGAGTCTGCCCAGCAACAGCGCACTTGCGCTGCATGTAGGGCAACAAGCCGCCCCCTAG
- a CDS encoding ABC transporter substrate-binding protein: protein MLYVISRLLMLAMLTAVVQATPIRLCHDDETVRSDPSAHLILMRELQRQSGHAIQLHGRAWTRCLAELRADVWDGAVGASFTPERAEMAIYPMKAGQPDAALSLNIDSYSLYRLREGTASWDGQRFSGIHGLVGVQRGYSIMNDLQAAQLTLDPSASSAGDNLRKLLAGRLVAAVLLSSDAEYAIQQHPDFQQRILRIDPPVVVKPFYLVFSRRFARQHPDVVQQLWQTLPAVRDSAAVRKAQMALRRK from the coding sequence ATGCTCTATGTCATCTCACGCCTGCTGATGCTGGCCATGCTGACCGCGGTGGTTCAGGCCACCCCCATCCGGCTCTGCCACGATGACGAAACCGTCCGTAGCGACCCGTCCGCACACCTCATCCTGATGCGCGAACTCCAGCGGCAGTCGGGCCACGCTATCCAGCTGCATGGCCGCGCCTGGACCCGCTGCCTGGCAGAACTGCGCGCCGACGTCTGGGATGGCGCGGTGGGCGCCTCTTTCACGCCGGAGCGGGCGGAGATGGCGATCTACCCGATGAAGGCGGGTCAGCCCGATGCGGCGTTGAGCCTCAATATCGATAGTTACAGCCTGTATCGGCTGCGGGAGGGGACCGCCAGTTGGGATGGTCAGCGTTTCAGCGGCATCCACGGCCTGGTGGGTGTGCAGCGAGGCTATTCGATCATGAATGACCTGCAAGCCGCCCAGCTGACACTGGACCCCAGCGCCAGCTCAGCCGGGGACAATCTGCGCAAATTGCTGGCGGGCCGCCTTGTCGCGGCGGTGCTGCTATCCAGCGATGCGGAATATGCCATCCAGCAGCATCCCGATTTCCAGCAGCGCATCCTGCGCATCGACCCGCCGGTCGTCGTCAAGCCGTTCTATCTGGTTTTTTCACGCCGTTTCGCCCGCCAGCACCCTGATGTGGTCCAGCAACTCTGGCAAACCCTGCCCGCCGTGCGGGATTCGGCTGCCGTGCGCAAGGCCCAGATGGCACTGCGGCGCAAGTAG
- a CDS encoding fumarate hydratase: protein MTAIRQQDFIDSIADALQYISYYHPKDYIDALGKAYELEQSPAAKDAIAQILTNSRMCAEGHRPICQDTGIVCAFVKIGMGVKWDDATMSIEDMVNAGTRKAYLHPDNKLRASVLVDPAGKRLNTKDNTPAVTHIELVPGNTVEVHIAAKGGGSENKSKFAMLNPSDSIVDWVLKTVPLMGAGWCPPGMLGIGIGGTAEKAMLLAKRSLMDPIDIQELIARGPNNRVEELRLELYEKVNALGIGAQGLGGLATVLDVKIYDYPTHAASLPIAMIPNCAATRHVHFELDGSGPAELEAPKLEDWPQVTWKPAADATRVDLNSITQAQVASWKPGQTLLLNGKLLTGRDAAHKRMVDMLNKGEKLPVDFAGRFIYYVGPVDPVRDEVVGPAGPTTATRMDKFTEQVLAQTGLLGMIGKAERGPAGLDAIKKHQSVYLMAVGGAAYLVSKAIKGAKVVGFEDLGMEAIYEFDVVDMPVTVAVDSQGTSVHKTGPAEWQARIGKIPVATV, encoded by the coding sequence ATGACCGCCATCCGTCAGCAGGATTTCATCGACAGCATTGCCGATGCGCTGCAATACATCTCCTACTACCACCCCAAGGACTACATCGACGCCTTGGGCAAGGCCTACGAGCTGGAGCAATCGCCGGCTGCCAAGGACGCCATCGCGCAGATCCTCACCAACAGCCGTATGTGCGCCGAAGGCCACCGCCCGATTTGCCAGGACACCGGCATCGTCTGCGCCTTCGTGAAGATCGGCATGGGCGTGAAGTGGGACGACGCCACGATGAGCATCGAGGACATGGTCAACGCCGGTACGCGCAAAGCCTATCTGCACCCCGACAACAAGCTGCGGGCTTCGGTGCTGGTGGACCCGGCCGGCAAGCGCCTGAATACCAAGGACAACACCCCCGCCGTCACCCATATCGAACTGGTGCCCGGCAACACGGTGGAAGTGCACATCGCCGCCAAGGGCGGTGGCTCGGAGAACAAATCCAAGTTTGCGATGCTTAACCCGTCCGACAGCATCGTGGACTGGGTGCTCAAGACCGTGCCGCTGATGGGCGCCGGCTGGTGCCCGCCAGGCATGCTGGGTATCGGCATTGGCGGCACCGCCGAGAAAGCCATGCTGCTGGCCAAGCGCTCGTTGATGGACCCGATCGACATCCAGGAACTGATCGCCCGCGGCCCCAACAACCGCGTCGAGGAGCTGCGTCTGGAGCTGTACGAGAAGGTCAATGCGCTGGGCATCGGCGCGCAGGGCTTGGGTGGTCTCGCCACCGTGCTCGACGTGAAGATCTACGACTACCCGACCCACGCCGCCAGCCTGCCGATTGCGATGATTCCGAACTGCGCGGCCACCCGCCATGTGCATTTCGAACTCGACGGCAGCGGCCCGGCCGAACTCGAAGCCCCCAAGCTCGAAGACTGGCCGCAAGTGACCTGGAAACCCGCAGCCGACGCTACCCGTGTGGACCTGAACAGCATCACCCAGGCACAGGTTGCCAGCTGGAAGCCGGGCCAGACCCTGCTGCTCAACGGCAAGCTGCTGACCGGCCGCGACGCCGCCCACAAGCGTATGGTCGACATGCTCAACAAGGGCGAAAAGCTGCCCGTCGATTTCGCTGGCCGGTTCATCTATTACGTCGGCCCGGTTGACCCGGTACGTGACGAAGTCGTCGGCCCGGCAGGCCCCACCACCGCCACGCGCATGGACAAGTTCACCGAGCAGGTGCTGGCGCAAACCGGTCTACTGGGCATGATCGGCAAGGCCGAACGCGGCCCGGCCGGCCTGGACGCCATCAAGAAACACCAGTCGGTGTACCTGATGGCCGTGGGCGGCGCGGCCTACCTGGTCTCCAAGGCCATCAAGGGCGCCAAGGTGGTGGGCTTTGAAGACCTGGGCATGGAAGCCATCTATGAGTTCGACGTGGTTGATATGCCTGTTACCGTCGCCGTCGATTCGCAAGGCACCTCGGTGCACAAGACCGGCCCTGCCGAGTGGCAGGCACGCATCGGCAAGATTCCGGTCGCCACGGTCTGA